The Halictus rubicundus isolate RS-2024b unplaced genomic scaffold, iyHalRubi1_principal scaffold0065, whole genome shotgun sequence genome window below encodes:
- the LOC143363593 gene encoding uncharacterized protein LOC143363593: MVSKTKSGDHPSLRAVFESPWDPLRFSSALRLVRVTAYMRRFANNARSIGTPQHGFLTATEIDEAWVSVHRMSQADDFGDELAEMEKGKIVKSTSTLVSLRPIIDRQGVLRVGGRLDHAAVSFDQRHPVIVDRQSPLASLLIRSAHLRTLHGGVNLTRATLRLRHWIPRDKTLVKRVVKGCVTCTRLQGRTSNQQMGMLPAQRVQPARAFSVSGVDYAGPIPMLMTRARGQRTTKGYIVVFVCLCTKAVHLDVVSDLSSASFIAAFKRFVARRGRCHQMLSDNATTFRGADQLLKRMFNAASTFYKETAELLAADGTEWRFIPPYSPHFGGLWEAAVKSAKRHLRRTIGEQQLTFEELSTLLCQVEACMNSRPLSALSDDPNDPPFLTPNHLVNASSLCAVPEPGDEITYDAGRRRWNLVSRLLEGFWQRWRTEYLSQLQTLPKWQRARENLAVGAVVLLKDDLAPPTKWPLGRVVEVHRGSDGRVRVAAVKTATRTTTRAIQRLVPLISSEHSTGEET, from the coding sequence atggtAAGTAAGACGAAGTCCGGCGACCATCCCAGTCTGCGAGCCGTCTTCGAATCGCCCTGGGACCCTCTCCGATTCTCGTCAGCGTTGAGGCTGGTCCGAGTGACCGCGTATATGCGACGCTTCGCAAACAACGCTCGCTCCATCGGTACACCGCAGCACGGGTTCCTGACAGCCACTGAAATCGACGAGGCGTGGGTGAGCGTCCACCGAATGAGTCAAGCTGACGACTTTGGCGACGAACTTGCGGAAATGGAGAAGGGTAAGATAGTCAAATCGACCTCGACCCTCGTTTCTCTTCGGCCGATTATAGATCGTCAAGGTGTCTTACGAGTGGGAGGACGACTGGACCACGCAGCAGTTTCATTCGACCAGAGACATCCTGTGATAGTCGACCGACAGTCTCCGTTGGCATCATTGTTGATCCGGTCAGCTCATCTTCGGACGCTCCATGGGGGAGTGAACTTGACGCGGGCGACGCTCAGGCTCCGCCACTGGATTCCGCGAGACAAGACGCTGGTGAAACGGGTCGTAAAAGGTTGCGTTACCTGCACTCGACTCCAAGGGCGTACCAGCAACCAGCAAATGGGAATGCTGCCTGCCCAGCGAGTGCAACCAGCCAGGGCATTCTCGGTCAGCGGAGTCGATTATGCTGGTCCGATTCCGATGCTCATGACGAGAGCAAGAGGGCAACGGACCACCAAAGGATACATCGTCGTTTTCGTGTGCCTGTGCACGAAGGCGGTCCACTTAGATGTCGTGTCCGATTTGTCCTCAGCCTCCTTCATCGCCGCTTTCAAACGCTTCGTAGCCAGACGCGGAAGATGTCACCAGATGCTGAGTGACAACGCTACGACGTTCAGAGGTGCCGATCAGCTTCTGAAGCGCATGTTCAACGCTGCATCGACCTTTTACAAGGAAACGGCGGAATTGCTGGCCGCCGACGGAACGGAATGGAGGTTCATACCGCCGTATTCTCCTCATTTCGGCGGTctgtgggaagcggccgtgaaatccgCGAAGAGGCATCTACGACGCACAATAGGGGAACAACAGCTCACCTTCGAGGAGCTTTCCACCCTGCTGTGCCAAGTGGAAGCTTGTATGAACTCTCGACCCCTCTCCGCCTTGTCCGACGATCCAAATGATCCTCCCTTCCTCACGCCGAATCATCTGGTTAACGCTTCTTCTTTGTGCGCAGTTCCAGAACCGGGTGACGAAATCACGTACGACGCAGGCCGACGGAGATGGAACCTTGTATCCAGACTTCTGGAAGGTTTCTGGCAGCGGTGGCGTACCGAATACCTGAGCCAGCTGCAGACTCTCCCGAAATGGCAAAGGGCACGGGAGAATCTTGCTGTCGGAGCGGTCGTGCTCCTGAAGGACGATCTCGCGCCGCCTACGAAATGGCCTCTCGGACGAGTCGTCGAAGTGCATCGGGGATCCGACGGACGAGTACGTGTGGCTGCCGTGAAGACCGCTACCCGTACCACCACCAGAGCCATCCAACGCCTTGTACCGCTCATTTCCTCAGAGCATTCCACCGGCGAGGAAACATGA